taaatattatGTAATATGCAATATTCAATATGGGGAAAAATGGTTACTCTTGGACCCATTGAGATATCTGTTTGCTTATGGATTGAGCAACCTAAATGTTCAAAGACATATTACAAGACGAGAGATATTGTGTAAAATGTAGAAGCTAACCATAACCTGCCTATAGATTTATGCAGCGTATATTACTCCCATACACACCCATATATAATGTGACACATTGTGACACTTTCACAAAATGTAAGCTGCAACTATATGAGAACCGTATTTACGATTAATTGCGAGATAACTATGGACAATCATGAGATTAATTGCGATTAAATATTGAATCGATTGGCAGCCCTAGTACATATACATGGAGATTAAGAATGATAGGCCGATGTTTTGTTAGCACTCAGTTAACATAGCATTAGCTATTACCTCTGTCGGGATGACTCTATAGTTGTCATTAAACATCTAGATGTCATTAACTAACTTTTTGGTCAAATAACACTCCTCTGTTTCTACCTAGAGCTTCTCTTTGAAAGGGCATTCATATTTTGCgcatatttaattcattttggaTGCAAACCTGCAGATAGATGGGCGGGAAACACTGATATTGATGGCTGTTGCTGTTGCTAAAGACGCTATCCTCCACAGACGGCTGCGATGCACCACAATACACAGCAGTTCCCACTCACATGAAAGTGGTATTGACATTCCAATATTTccccaaacatttttaaaaagtaattcaaataaagttTCTGCTCAGTGtcagaaaacaaatgattaaagTTGACATTGTTTAGTTGGGAGAGTTCATTATGGAAAATTAAATCATTAATGATGAAGGCTCTGCTGCATTTAGGTGCCAGTAAAGCATTACAGGGAGTCTGCACTTGTAGACCCCGCTGAATCCAGCCATGATTTAATAAACCTTGGCTTTTCCTGGTGACACATGTTAAAGTATATCCAGTTAAAAAGTTGTATGGTCCAGCTATCTGATCATGCGGGGTAAATGCAGAAATATGATAAACCTGTTTTAAAGGGTTAAACTGAAGCTCAACTGCCCCTTAGTTTGGGTCTTGGATTAAGAGGGGTTGTCCTCCGTTGACACCACCCATAAAAGAggtttatacatccatggtaattgatagatagaatcggaggatgaaaccctctttattgtcacatacatgcacacagcagagcacacacagtgtaattggtcctctgcatttaacccatcctagtactaggagcagtgggcagctatcgtgcagcgcccagggagcaatggggagggggattgaaggtgtccggtgccttgctcaagggcaccacagcagggcctaggaggtgaactgggacctctccaagtagcagtccactttccatattttcaagtctgttcggggacttgaaccggcgaccctacgattcccagtccaagcccctactgactgagccactgctggactaatTACTCAGTTGGTTAGTGTAGCGAGAgcagatgtgtacctgttgtataGGGAACATATTAGGAGacggacatacaggaagtagGCAGGTTAAGTTGtaatacagttaataaagtgAACTGGACTACTAGTTGGCTCCTGTCTGGAACTATATATATTCgacatgtacagaacatgttacaTGGTGTCAGAAGCGTGCTGAATCCCGCCTCAGACGGTCGCTTGGAAGAAATTGCCCGTCAAGTTGCagtaaataattaattagcGCGTAAATCGCGGTAGGTTCAAAAACTAGGCTAACGCTAGCCAGCAGTTAGAAACTGTGCAGCAAGCTAGTTAGACAGACAACGAGGGAGCCTGTCGGCACGGGACGTTAAGAGACAACGCAGAGAAGCCAGACAACGATACAAGGAAGGAAACAATGGATTCCCTTTTCTCCATAAGCCCACCAGAAAACTTTGACTTTTCGGACTTTGCTAACTGGCCCAATTGGATTCGTCGGTTTGAAAGGTTCCGAGTTGCAGCTGGACTGGACAAGAAAGATGAAGATTATCAGGTGAATTCATTAGTATATGCAATGGGCGATAAAGCAGATGATGTTCTGTCCACGCTAGGCTTAAGTGCTGAAGatgcaaagaaatacaaagaggttaaagaagcctttaataaatacttcatAAGCAAATACAATGTAATATATGAGAGGGCTCGTTTCAATAAGAGAAGCCAAGAGCCAGGGGAATCTGCTGAAGCCTTCATCTCTGCAGTTTATAAGTTATCTGAGCACTGTCAATATGGCCCGCTGCAAGATGAAATGATCAGAGACAGACTAGTGGTAGGAATAAGGCATCACACCCTGTCTGAAAAGCTGCAAATGGACAGTGAATTAACACTGGAAAAGGCTGTTACTAAAATTAGGCAAcatgaagaaattaaaaaacagcaaccAACAGTGAGAGAAACAAAACCTACAGAACAAAGAGAGGCCAATGTGGACTTTCTGAAATtcaagaaaaagtcaaacagaGAGTACCAGACAGGGAAGACGTCCTACGGAAAGGGACAAAAGGATTTccagaaaggacagaaaaactgTGGACGATGTGGAAAAGGACCACCACACTCTCTAAATAACTGTGCTGCAAGGGATGCTGAATGCCGAAAGTGTCAGAAGAGAGGacattttgcagctgtttgTAAATCAGGGAGAGTAGGGGCAGTTTTCgaggcagaagaagaggatACTCTTTTCCTGGGAGCAGTGTCCAcaggaaagaaatctgaaacatggaaaaaaacactaagaGTGAATGGTCAAGACATTACCTTCAAGCTGGATACAGGGGCGGACGCAACAGTCATCCCAGGTAATGCCTACTCAGAAAAATGGCACGGCCCACTCACCAAAGCATCCATACCATTGTGTGGACCCAGCAATGAACCTCTAAAGGTGAGAGGTCAGTTTCATGGTGTCATGAAATAtaaagagagaacaacaacacaaccagTGTATGTAGTACAAAAGCTAGCTACTCCTCTACTGGGTCTGCCAGCAATCTCAGATCTAAAACTACTGCATTTAGTCGACAGTGTAATAGAGCTAGAGGCTGACATGAAGAAACAATACCCCAAAGTCTTCACAGGACTGGGCTGCCTTACAAGGGAGTACAGAATCAAGTTGAAGCAAGACGTCAAGCCCTTCGCATTATCACTGCCACGACGTGTACCTCTACCGCTGCATGACAAAGTCAAAGAGGAGCTCcaaagaatggaaaaaatggGTGTGATTGTGCCCATTGAAGAGCCTACAGACTGGTGTGCAGGCATGGTGGTGGCACCAAAGCCCAAGGGAAAAATCAGAATCTGCTCTGATATGACCCATCTGAATGAGTATGTTTGCAGAGAAAGACTCATCTTGCCGGCGGTTGACGAAACCCTGGCCAAGCTTGCAGGTGCAACGGTCTTTACTAAGCTAGATGCTACAGCCGGATTCTGGCAGGTACCCCTACATCAAAAATCAGTCCCGCTGACCACATTTATCACCCCGTTCGGGCGATACTGCTACAAGAGACTCCCATTCGGGATTTCATCCGCACCTGAGCATTTTCAAAAGAAGCTCACACAGATGCTGACAGGGTTAGAGGGGACTGTATGCCATGCTGATGACATTCTCGTGTTTGGAACAATACGTGAACAACATGACCACAGGCTGCACAGAGTGTTAGGGCGGCTCCAGGAAGAGGGCCTGACTCTCAATAACGACAAGTGTCAGTTTGCGGTCAACAAGGTCATGTTCCTGGGCCACATCGTCAGTGCAGGAGGCATTGAAGCAGATCCAGGAAAAATTAAGGCAATCACAGAGATGCCCACGCCAAAAGACGCTGCAGACGTGAAAAGGTTTGTTGGCATGGTCAACTACGTGGGGAAATTCTCTCCACGGATATCAGAGCTCACACAACCGCTAAGAGAACTGctcaaaacagacacagactggGTGTGGGGGAGTGCACAGCAGAGAGCGTTTGACGAGCTGCGTAAGGAACTGAGCTCACCAACAGTACTGGCACAGTACTGCCCACACAGAGAGACAATAGTTGCAGCAGACGCTTCGTCCTTTGGGCTGGGTGGAGTATTGTCTCAGAAGCAGCTGTCTGGAGAATGGAGGCCAGTTGCCTTCATATCACGCAGCATGACAATCACGGAGCGTAGATACGCCCAGATAGAGAAGGAAGCGCTTGCACTGACCTGGGCGTGTGAACGGTTTCAGTCTTACCTGATAGGGATGGACTTTTTGATACAAACTGACCACAAACCTCTCATTTCACTGCTAGGCAGTAGAGCACTAGATGACTTGCCACCTCGCATTCTGAGGTTCAGGCTGCGGCTGCTTCGCTTCACGTACAAAATTGAACATGTGCCGGGGAAGAAATTGATCACAGCGGATGCACTGTCCAGGGCACCGATTCAAGCCCCGCCTACACCAGAGGACGAGCAGCTggaagaggatgtgtgtgtctccatcaACCTAATAATGGAGCACTTCCCAGCGTCAGAGCAGAGGTTGGTGCAGATCAAGACAGCACAAGATTCAGATGATGTCTGCAAAAGGCTGAAAGGCATGGTGCAAACAGGTTGGCCTCAGAACAGAAAAGCTCTTCCACCACAACTGCAGCTGTACTGGCAGTATCAACAGGACCTGCTCGTTGTAGACGGACTACTGATGAAAGGCGAAAGACTCGTCATCCCAGTCACAATGCAAGAGGACATgattaacaaaatacatgaagGTCACCAAGGCATGACAAAGTGTGTTGCCAGAGCGCAGCAGTCAATGTGGTGGCCAGGTCTGACCAAACAGATCAAACAGAGAGTGGAAAACTGTGCAACCTGTGCACGAGAGGCTCACAACGCGCCAGAGCCACTGCTGACCACTACGTTGCCGGAGAGGCCATGGCAGCGTGTGGCAGTGGATCTTTTCCAGTGGGACAATGCCATGTACCTTGTGGTTATTGACTACTATTCGCGCTACATAGAAGTGGCTAAACTTACCTCCACCACCACAGCCCACGTGACAGGAAAGCTGAAGTCTATCTTTGCCCGTCATGGAGTCCCGGAGACTGTCATCTCGGACAATGGCCCCCAGTTCTCTGCAGCGGAGTTTGCAGCCTTCGCCAGGGACTATGACTTCACGCACACAACCAGCAGCCCCCGCTACCCTCAAAGTAACGGAGAGGCTGAGAGGGCAGTGAGGACGGTGAAATCTCTCCTGAAAAAGGGGGAAGATCCACACAAGGCTCTCATGGCCTACAGGGCCACTCCTTTGACACACGGCTCATCCCCTGCACAGCTGCTAATGGGCCGCAACATCAGGACACCCCTGCCGGTCAGTCAAGAGAAACTACAACCTGGATGGCCTGACCTCCAGGATTTCAGAAAGAAGGACC
This genomic stretch from Eleginops maclovinus isolate JMC-PN-2008 ecotype Puerto Natales chromosome 7, JC_Emac_rtc_rv5, whole genome shotgun sequence harbors:
- the LOC134866942 gene encoding uncharacterized protein K02A2.6-like; this encodes MKKQYPKVFTGLGCLTREYRIKLKQDVKPFALSLPRRVPLPLHDKVKEELQRMEKMGVIVPIEEPTDWCAGMVVAPKPKGKIRICSDMTHLNEYVCRERLILPAVDETLAKLAGATVFTKLDATAGFWQVPLHQKSVPLTTFITPFGRYCYKRLPFGISSAPEHFQKKLTQMLTGLEGTVCHADDILVFGTIREQHDHRLHRVLGRLQEEGLTLNNDKCQFAVNKVMFLGHIVSAGGIEADPGKIKAITEMPTPKDAADVKRFVGMVNYVGKFSPRISELTQPLRELLKTDTDWVWGSAQQRAFDELRKELSSPTVLAQYCPHRETIVAADASSFGLGGVLSQKQLSGEWRPVAFISRSMTITERRYAQIEKEALALTWACERFQSYLIGMDFLIQTDHKPLISLLGSRALDDLPPRILRFRLRLLRFTYKIEHVPGKKLITADALSRAPIQAPPTPEDEQLEEDVCVSINLIMEHFPASEQRLVQIKTAQDSDDVCKRLKGMVQTGWPQNRKALPPQLQLYWQYQQDLLVVDGLLMKGERLVIPVTMQEDMINKIHEGHQGMTKCVARAQQSMWWPGLTKQIKQRVENCATCAREAHNAPEPLLTTTLPERPWQRVAVDLFQWDNAMYLVVIDYYSRYIEVAKLTSTTTAHVTGKLKSIFARHGVPETVISDNGPQFSAAEFAAFARDYDFTHTTSSPRYPQSNGEAERAVRTVKSLLKKGEDPHKALMAYRATPLTHGSSPAQLLMGRNIRTPLPVSQEKLQPGWPDLQDFRKKDQDLKEQQASWFNKRHNTKTRQELRPGQKVWVKNTKETGTVSGSAQTPRSYNIDLPSGTLRRNRSHIRVIPETTRETRLGRTIRPPN